In one window of Streptomyces roseofulvus DNA:
- the coaE gene encoding dephospho-CoA kinase — translation MLKVGLTGGIGAGKSEVSRLLVSYGAVLIDADRIAREVVEPGTPGLAAVVAAFGEDVLTAEGALDRPKLGSIVFADPERLATLNAIVHPLVGARSAELEGAARPGDVVIHDVPLLTENGLAPLYDLVVVVDASPETRLDRLVRLRGMAADEARARMAAQADRAARLEIADLVIDNDGPLDALEPRVRKVWEELARRAAENA, via the coding sequence ATGCTGAAGGTGGGCCTGACCGGCGGAATCGGCGCCGGCAAGAGTGAGGTGTCGCGGCTTCTCGTCTCGTACGGGGCCGTGCTGATCGACGCGGACCGGATCGCCCGGGAGGTCGTCGAACCGGGCACCCCCGGGCTCGCGGCCGTCGTGGCCGCCTTCGGGGAGGACGTCCTCACCGCCGAGGGCGCCCTGGACCGGCCCAAGCTCGGCTCCATCGTCTTCGCCGACCCCGAGCGGCTGGCCACGCTCAACGCGATCGTGCACCCGCTCGTGGGGGCCCGGTCGGCCGAGCTGGAGGGCGCGGCGCGCCCCGGGGACGTGGTGATCCACGACGTACCGCTCCTCACGGAGAACGGCCTCGCGCCCCTCTACGACCTCGTCGTCGTCGTGGACGCCTCGCCCGAGACCCGGCTCGACCGGCTGGTACGGCTCCGGGGCATGGCCGCGGACGAGGCCAGGGCCCGCATGGCCGCCCAGGCCGACCGCGCGGCCCGGCTGGAGATCGCGGACCTGGTGATCGACAACGACGGCCCGCTCGACGCGCTGGAACCGCGGGTGCGGAAGGTGTGGGAGGAGCTGGCCCGCCGGGCGGCGGAGAACGCCTAG